The following are encoded in a window of Stieleria sp. JC731 genomic DNA:
- a CDS encoding DUF3566 domain-containing protein, translating into MSIANPFDAPIESELKFDSKPSSITIKKVDVLSAGKIGAILYGVTGLITAAFMVMFALVGSIGNGDIAIGLVVALVMGVIIPVGTVISGFMGGVIFGFLYNVCASIVGGLQFEIDS; encoded by the coding sequence ATGTCGATAGCCAACCCTTTCGATGCACCGATCGAAAGCGAACTGAAATTCGATTCAAAGCCCTCTTCGATTACGATTAAAAAGGTCGATGTTCTATCGGCCGGAAAAATCGGCGCGATCCTCTATGGAGTCACAGGCTTAATCACAGCCGCCTTTATGGTTATGTTCGCGCTCGTCGGAAGCATCGGAAACGGCGACATTGCCATTGGCTTGGTCGTCGCATTGGTCATGGGAGTCATCATTCCTGTCGGCACGGTCATTAGTGGCTTCATGGGCGGCGTCATCTTTGGTTTTCTCTATAACGTCTGCGCGTCCATCGTCGGTGGACTTCAGTTCGAGATCGACAGTTAG
- the ppk2 gene encoding polyphosphate kinase 2, translating into MAANSTGKSSSNGRATKGTKKKKSTRKRRLASDGDIAPKLTTDGVETHVVGEATKAAQESKISAVRDMIEKTPPHDVHTLAKTLEVIIEGASPEDAAVLRSALLKRSPGPAGRGRVSADDQLSSGWRDGAYPYRNLMSRKNYEKQKYQLQVELLKLQAWVKDRGEKVVLLFEGRDAAGKGGTIKRFMEHLNPRGARVVALEKPSEIERGQWYFQRYVEHLPTAGEIVMFDRSWYNRAGVERVMGFCSNDEYEEFMRQVPDFERNLVRSGIRLIKFWFSVSQKEQRRRFKEREVHPLKQWKLSPVDMASLDKWDDYTRAKEAMFFYSDTYDAPWTVVKSDCKKRARLNAMRFVLGSVPYKNRDMSSIGMVDPLLVGRANLVQSSRSGDNA; encoded by the coding sequence ATGGCAGCAAACTCAACGGGCAAATCGTCCTCCAATGGCAGAGCCACCAAGGGAACAAAAAAAAAGAAATCGACTCGGAAACGCCGCCTCGCATCGGATGGCGACATCGCCCCGAAATTGACGACTGACGGTGTCGAAACCCACGTCGTCGGCGAAGCGACGAAAGCGGCCCAAGAGAGCAAAATCTCTGCTGTCCGTGACATGATCGAAAAAACACCGCCTCACGATGTCCATACCTTGGCAAAGACGCTTGAGGTCATCATCGAGGGAGCTTCTCCCGAAGACGCAGCTGTGTTGCGAAGCGCGCTGCTGAAGCGATCCCCCGGCCCCGCCGGTCGAGGACGCGTCAGTGCGGACGATCAACTCTCCAGCGGTTGGCGCGACGGTGCTTATCCTTATCGCAACCTGATGTCGCGAAAGAATTATGAAAAGCAAAAATACCAGCTTCAGGTCGAACTGCTGAAGCTTCAAGCTTGGGTGAAGGATCGCGGCGAGAAAGTTGTCTTGTTGTTCGAAGGTCGCGATGCGGCTGGCAAAGGGGGAACAATCAAACGGTTCATGGAACACCTCAACCCTCGGGGTGCCCGGGTTGTCGCGCTTGAAAAGCCCAGTGAAATCGAGCGAGGGCAATGGTACTTCCAGAGGTATGTCGAACACCTTCCGACTGCTGGCGAAATCGTCATGTTTGACCGCAGTTGGTACAACCGAGCCGGTGTCGAAAGGGTCATGGGGTTCTGCAGCAACGACGAGTACGAGGAATTCATGCGGCAAGTCCCCGACTTTGAACGCAACCTCGTTCGCAGTGGTATTCGCTTAATCAAGTTCTGGTTCTCGGTCAGCCAAAAAGAACAGCGTCGGCGTTTCAAAGAACGCGAAGTCCATCCGCTGAAACAATGGAAACTTTCCCCCGTCGACATGGCGTCGCTTGATAAATGGGACGACTACACACGAGCGAAAGAGGCGATGTTCTTCTATTCGGACACCTATGACGCCCCTTGGACCGTCGTCAAATCCGATTGCAAAAAACGGGCTCGCCTGAATGCCATGCGTTTCGTTCTAGGATCGGTCCCCTATAAAAATCGTGACATGTCCAGCATCGGAATGGTTGATCCATTGCTAGTTGGTCGAGCTAACCTTGTGCAGTCATCACGCTCTGGCGATAACGCCTAG